A single window of Mycobacterium sp. ITM-2016-00318 DNA harbors:
- a CDS encoding DUF1906 domain-containing protein encodes MSRRDLLKYAAAAPAVLAVPSLMTAPEAKAAPLGILLDYAAGVIKASDIRAAGAHGAIRYVSDRRPGGQWMLGKPIQLPEARDLYQSGLKIVSCYQFGKQDTADWLGGQDAGILHAKRGWQLHIAAGGSHGAPIYTSIDDDPSYEQYKAQVAPYLRGWETVLGHQRVGVYANSKTIDWALQDGLGSYFWQHNWGSPKGFAHPAAHLHQVEIDKRNVGGIGVDINHILKPRFGQWD; translated from the coding sequence GTGTCCCGGCGGGACCTGCTGAAGTACGCGGCCGCGGCCCCGGCGGTACTCGCCGTGCCGTCGCTGATGACTGCGCCGGAGGCCAAGGCCGCTCCACTGGGCATCCTGCTGGACTACGCGGCAGGCGTCATCAAAGCCTCCGACATCCGCGCCGCGGGCGCACATGGAGCAATCCGGTATGTCTCCGACCGCAGACCCGGTGGCCAGTGGATGCTGGGCAAGCCGATCCAGCTGCCCGAGGCGCGCGACCTGTACCAGAGCGGGCTCAAGATCGTGTCCTGCTACCAGTTCGGCAAGCAGGACACCGCAGACTGGCTCGGCGGCCAGGACGCAGGCATTCTGCACGCCAAACGCGGCTGGCAGTTACACATCGCCGCGGGCGGTTCGCACGGCGCTCCGATATACACGTCGATCGACGACGACCCGTCATATGAGCAGTACAAAGCGCAGGTTGCGCCCTATCTGCGCGGCTGGGAGACGGTGCTTGGCCACCAGCGCGTCGGCGTCTACGCCAACTCCAAGACCATCGACTGGGCGCTTCAGGACGGCCTTGGCTCATATTTCTGGCAGCACAACTGGGGCTCGCCGAAGGGCTTCGCCCACCCCGCGGCGCACCTACACCAGGTCGAGATCGACAAGCGCAATGTCGGCGGCATCGGAGTGGACATCAACCACATCCTCAAGCCGCGATTCGGCCAATGGGATTAA
- a CDS encoding epoxide hydrolase family protein: MTADLTLEPFRIAIPDADLADLKRRLAATRWPEQLPGTPWQRGVPVDYLRQLADHWADGFDWRAQEAALNAHPQFRTEIDGQTLHFLHVESPEPAARPLILLHGWPGSVVEFLDVVGPLTDPRAHGLDPAQAFHLVIPSLVGFGFSTPVSGPGWSALGMAEVFTTLMAGLGYSRYGVQGGDWGSYIGPLMGGLARDRVIGVHVNATAFGFMPGKNLTEEEHASLTDLERSKVALAREWAAERTGYFKVQSTRPQTLSYGLTDSPVGQLAWIVEKFKEWTNAAKELPEDSVPRDRLLANVSLYWFTGTAGSSADIYYETSHARSLRTRGAGRAERTRGAGRAERTRGAGREEPEPSGVPTGVAVFAEDAAIRRYGEKWHNIVHWSDFDTGGHFAAMETPQLLVDDIRAFFATLT; encoded by the coding sequence GTGACCGCAGACCTGACACTCGAACCGTTCCGCATCGCGATCCCCGACGCCGACCTGGCCGATCTGAAACGCAGATTGGCCGCGACGCGCTGGCCCGAACAGTTGCCGGGCACACCATGGCAGCGCGGTGTGCCGGTCGACTACCTGCGGCAGCTGGCCGATCATTGGGCCGACGGCTTCGACTGGCGCGCGCAGGAGGCCGCGCTCAACGCCCACCCGCAGTTCCGGACTGAGATCGACGGCCAGACCCTGCACTTCCTGCACGTCGAGTCACCGGAACCGGCCGCGCGGCCGCTGATCCTGCTGCACGGCTGGCCCGGCTCGGTCGTGGAGTTCCTCGACGTCGTCGGACCGCTGACCGACCCGCGCGCCCACGGCCTCGACCCCGCCCAGGCGTTTCACCTCGTCATCCCGTCCCTCGTCGGGTTCGGCTTCTCGACGCCGGTGTCGGGCCCCGGCTGGAGCGCGCTGGGCATGGCCGAGGTCTTCACGACCTTGATGGCGGGGCTCGGATACTCGCGCTACGGCGTGCAGGGCGGCGACTGGGGATCCTATATCGGGCCGCTGATGGGTGGTCTGGCCCGCGACCGCGTGATCGGCGTGCACGTCAATGCGACTGCGTTTGGCTTCATGCCCGGCAAGAACCTGACCGAGGAGGAGCACGCGTCGCTCACCGATCTCGAACGCAGCAAGGTGGCACTGGCCCGCGAGTGGGCCGCCGAGAGGACCGGCTACTTCAAGGTTCAGAGCACGCGGCCGCAGACCCTGAGCTACGGGCTGACCGATTCGCCCGTCGGGCAGCTGGCCTGGATCGTCGAGAAGTTCAAGGAGTGGACCAACGCCGCCAAGGAGCTACCCGAGGATTCGGTGCCGCGCGACCGCCTGCTGGCGAACGTGTCGCTGTACTGGTTCACGGGCACCGCCGGCTCGTCGGCCGACATCTATTACGAGACGAGCCACGCCCGCTCGCTGCGCACGCGAGGAGCAGGAAGAGCGGAGCGCACGCGAGGAGCAGGAAGAGCGGAGCGCACGCGAGGAGCAGGAAGAGAAGAGCCGGAGCCATCGGGCGTACCGACCGGGGTGGCGGTGTTCGCCGAAGATGCGGCCATTCGGCGCTACGGCGAGAAGTGGCACAACATCGTGCACTGGAGCGACTTCGACACCGGCGGACATTTCGCTGCCATGGAGACCCCGCAGTTGCTCGTCGACGACATCCGGGCATTCTTCGCAACCCTCACCTAA
- a CDS encoding ABC transporter ATP-binding protein: MPSGMVGAEQRVDSAAAVDDPQIELIGVRKEFGDGAHARSVKGRGDHRVVAVEGADLTVGDGELFAILGPSGSGKTTVLRMIAGFEQPTAGTIRLGGIDVTALPARRRDVNTVFQEYALFPHMTVAQNVEYGLKVKGVPREERRRRTSDALDMVRLSGEASRKPTQLSGGQRQRVALARALVGRPRVLLLDEPLGALDLKLREQMQIELKEIQREVGITFVIVTHDQDEALTLCDRLAVFNNGRIEQVGKARDVYESPANRFVADFVGTSNVLDGAAAEALVGRAGTFVVRPERIAVFAPGTDPVQGVRTADATVLEVIYAGPTTKIAATTSNGVTLTATVLTASTWLPSDLEHGTPITLAWPEKALHQLSDEE; the protein is encoded by the coding sequence ATGCCCTCGGGGATGGTCGGCGCTGAGCAGCGCGTAGATTCCGCTGCCGCCGTTGACGATCCACAGATCGAATTGATCGGCGTTCGCAAAGAATTCGGCGACGGCGCGCATGCGAGGAGCGTGAAGGGCAGAGGTGACCACAGGGTGGTCGCCGTCGAGGGTGCCGACCTGACCGTCGGCGATGGCGAGCTGTTCGCGATCCTCGGGCCGTCCGGATCCGGTAAGACCACCGTCCTGCGCATGATCGCCGGGTTCGAGCAGCCGACGGCGGGCACGATCCGTCTCGGCGGCATCGACGTGACCGCGCTGCCCGCGCGGCGTCGCGACGTCAACACCGTCTTCCAGGAATACGCGCTGTTCCCTCACATGACCGTCGCGCAGAACGTCGAGTACGGGCTGAAGGTCAAGGGGGTGCCGCGCGAGGAACGCCGCAGGCGTACCTCCGACGCACTCGACATGGTCCGCCTGAGCGGTGAAGCGTCGCGCAAGCCTACGCAGCTGTCGGGTGGTCAACGCCAACGAGTTGCGTTGGCGCGCGCGCTCGTCGGACGGCCACGGGTGCTGTTGCTCGACGAACCGCTCGGCGCGCTCGATCTCAAGCTTCGCGAACAGATGCAGATCGAACTGAAGGAGATTCAGCGCGAGGTCGGCATCACGTTCGTCATCGTGACCCACGACCAGGATGAGGCGCTGACTCTGTGCGACCGGCTGGCGGTGTTCAACAACGGCCGCATCGAACAGGTCGGCAAGGCGCGCGACGTCTACGAAAGCCCGGCCAACCGGTTCGTCGCCGACTTCGTCGGGACCTCCAATGTGCTCGACGGCGCCGCGGCCGAAGCACTTGTCGGCCGCGCAGGGACATTCGTCGTGCGGCCGGAACGGATCGCGGTCTTCGCGCCGGGCACCGATCCCGTGCAAGGCGTGCGAACTGCGGACGCCACCGTGCTCGAGGTCATCTACGCCGGACCGACCACGAAGATCGCCGCGACGACGTCAAACGGAGTCACACTCACCGCCACCGTGCTGACCGCCAGCACCTGGCTGCCGTCGGATCTGGAGCACGGCACGCCAATCACGTTGGCGTGGCCGGAAAAAGCCCTTCACCAACTGTCGGACGAGGAGTAG
- a CDS encoding ABC transporter substrate-binding protein gives MKATVRMGLLLGACAALIVGCSGSEESGESGESPPKMEALSALGDVEGELNLIAWAGYAEDGSNDKAVDWVTPFEKKTGCQVNVKLGNTSDEMVQLMRTGQYDGVSASGDATLRLIYAGDVAPVNTDLVPNYATISDFLKDKSWNSVDGQMYGVPHGWGANLLMYNLDVVRDAPNSWGAVFDGADKYKGKVTAYDSPIYIADAALYLSKSKPELGIKDPYSLTPEQLDAAVDLLKKQRENISEYWSDYTKEVQAFESGTSVIGTTWQVIANLIGTDNKVQVNTVLPKEGATGWSDTWMVGAKAAHPNCMYKWMDWITSPEINAQVAEYFGEAPGQTKACDFTTEKDFCDIFHATDADYAAQIHYWTTPQKQCVDGSGDNCTTYDEWVTKWQQIKG, from the coding sequence ATGAAAGCAACGGTTCGGATGGGTTTGCTGCTCGGCGCGTGCGCGGCGCTGATCGTGGGATGCTCCGGCTCCGAGGAGTCAGGAGAGTCGGGCGAATCCCCTCCCAAAATGGAGGCGCTGAGCGCCCTCGGCGACGTCGAAGGCGAACTGAATCTGATCGCGTGGGCCGGCTACGCCGAGGACGGCTCCAACGACAAGGCCGTCGACTGGGTGACCCCGTTCGAGAAGAAGACCGGGTGTCAGGTGAACGTCAAGCTGGGCAATACATCTGACGAGATGGTGCAGCTGATGCGCACCGGGCAGTACGACGGCGTCTCGGCATCCGGCGATGCGACGCTGCGGCTGATCTACGCAGGCGACGTCGCTCCGGTGAACACGGATCTGGTGCCGAATTATGCGACCATCTCCGACTTCCTCAAGGACAAGTCGTGGAACTCCGTCGACGGCCAGATGTACGGCGTCCCGCACGGCTGGGGCGCCAACTTGTTGATGTACAACCTCGATGTCGTCCGTGACGCGCCGAACTCGTGGGGCGCGGTGTTCGACGGCGCCGACAAGTACAAGGGCAAGGTGACCGCCTACGACTCCCCTATCTACATCGCCGACGCGGCACTCTATCTGTCGAAGTCCAAGCCGGAGTTGGGTATCAAGGATCCCTATTCGCTGACCCCGGAACAGTTGGATGCGGCAGTCGATCTGCTCAAGAAGCAGCGGGAGAACATCAGCGAGTACTGGTCGGACTACACCAAGGAGGTGCAGGCGTTCGAGTCCGGCACATCGGTCATCGGCACCACCTGGCAGGTGATCGCGAACCTTATCGGCACCGACAACAAGGTTCAGGTAAACACCGTGCTGCCGAAGGAGGGCGCCACCGGTTGGTCGGACACCTGGATGGTCGGCGCGAAGGCCGCGCATCCCAACTGCATGTACAAGTGGATGGACTGGATCACCTCTCCGGAGATCAACGCGCAGGTGGCCGAGTACTTCGGTGAGGCACCGGGTCAGACGAAGGCGTGCGACTTCACCACCGAGAAGGACTTCTGCGACATCTTCCACGCGACGGACGCCGACTACGCCGCCCAGATCCACTACTGGACGACGCCACAGAAGCAGTGCGTCGACGGCAGCGGCGACAACTGCACGACCTACGACGAGTGGGTCACCAAGTGGCAGCAGATCAAGGGGTAA
- a CDS encoding ABC transporter permease has product MAADQGVIEAGPISVSARRRIGLAFLLVPPMAWLVLAYLGSLAVLLVSAFWGTNSFTGKVVHKFTTHNIVAAFTDSVFRLVTLRTIGVALLVTVICIALAVPLALYMAKVASSRMRVLLVIAVTTPLWASYLVKAYAWRMLLSPEGPLAWAGGNTPGYGLTATVITLTYLWLPYMIIPVFAAFDRVPDSLIDASSDLGASDLSTVRMVMAPLVFPGIAAGSIFTFSLSLGDYIAVTIVGGKMQLLGNVIYGQLVTANNQPLAAALSIIPLAAIILYLLAMRRTGALENV; this is encoded by the coding sequence GTGGCAGCAGATCAAGGGGTAATCGAAGCCGGCCCGATTTCGGTGTCCGCGAGGCGTCGGATCGGGCTGGCTTTCCTCCTGGTCCCGCCGATGGCGTGGCTTGTCCTGGCATATCTGGGATCGCTTGCGGTGCTTCTGGTCTCCGCGTTCTGGGGTACCAACAGCTTCACCGGCAAGGTGGTGCACAAGTTCACCACCCACAACATCGTGGCTGCATTCACCGATTCCGTGTTCCGGCTCGTCACGCTTCGCACGATCGGCGTGGCGCTACTCGTCACGGTGATCTGCATCGCGCTGGCGGTGCCATTGGCGCTCTACATGGCGAAGGTGGCCTCATCGCGGATGCGGGTACTGCTCGTGATCGCGGTGACGACGCCGCTGTGGGCCAGCTATCTGGTCAAGGCGTACGCATGGCGGATGCTTCTGTCGCCGGAGGGTCCGCTGGCCTGGGCGGGCGGCAACACACCGGGTTACGGGCTCACGGCGACGGTGATCACCCTGACGTATTTATGGCTGCCGTACATGATCATCCCGGTGTTCGCGGCGTTCGACCGCGTGCCCGACTCGCTGATCGACGCCAGCTCGGACCTCGGCGCTTCCGACCTGTCGACGGTGCGGATGGTGATGGCGCCGTTAGTCTTTCCCGGTATCGCAGCCGGCTCGATATTCACTTTCTCGCTCTCGCTCGGCGACTACATCGCGGTGACGATCGTCGGCGGCAAGATGCAGCTGCTCGGCAATGTCATCTACGGTCAATTGGTAACCGCGAACAATCAGCCGCTTGCCGCTGCGCTGTCGATCATTCCGCTGGCGGCGATCATCCTGTATCTGTTGGCGATGCGCCGCACCGGCGCATTGGAGAACGTCTGA
- a CDS encoding ABC transporter permease: MLSSGVRGAVRAWTVLILLFLYVPLALVLVNAFNSSRTFAFPPTGFTVRWWVTAWHSEGMWKSLANSVVVGLGATAIALVLGTMAAFAVQRYRFFGREALSLLVVLPITLPGIVTGIALNATFTSALGVTLGLATVIIGHATFCIVIVFNNTQARLRRLGADLEDASADLGASPWQTFRYVTFPQMRGALVAGAILAFALSFDEIVVTTFTAGPTVQTLPIWIFGNLFRPNQAPVINVVAAALTLVAIIPVWLAQRFGGDPATTRV; the protein is encoded by the coding sequence ATGCTGTCGAGCGGCGTGCGAGGCGCGGTCCGGGCATGGACTGTTCTGATCCTGTTGTTCCTCTATGTTCCGCTGGCTCTTGTGCTTGTCAACGCGTTCAACTCGTCGCGCACCTTCGCGTTCCCGCCGACCGGCTTCACCGTCCGCTGGTGGGTCACCGCGTGGCACAGCGAAGGCATGTGGAAGTCGCTGGCCAATTCGGTGGTGGTCGGACTCGGGGCGACGGCGATCGCTCTGGTGCTCGGCACCATGGCCGCGTTCGCGGTGCAGCGCTATCGCTTCTTCGGCCGCGAGGCGTTGAGTCTGCTTGTGGTGCTGCCGATCACGCTGCCGGGCATCGTCACCGGTATCGCCCTCAATGCGACGTTCACCTCGGCGCTCGGTGTCACACTCGGACTGGCTACGGTCATCATCGGCCATGCCACGTTCTGCATCGTCATCGTTTTCAACAACACGCAGGCGCGGCTTCGCAGGCTCGGCGCCGACCTGGAGGACGCCTCTGCCGACCTCGGCGCGTCGCCCTGGCAGACGTTCCGCTACGTGACGTTCCCTCAGATGCGCGGCGCCCTGGTCGCCGGTGCGATCCTGGCGTTCGCACTCAGCTTCGACGAGATCGTGGTGACGACCTTCACCGCGGGCCCGACCGTGCAGACGCTGCCGATCTGGATCTTCGGGAACCTGTTCCGGCCCAACCAGGCACCCGTCATCAACGTGGTGGCCGCGGCGCTGACACTGGTGGCGATCATCCCGGTGTGGCTGGCTCAGCGCTTCGGCGGCGATCCCGCGACAACACGGGTGTGA
- a CDS encoding MerR family transcriptional regulator, producing the protein MSACEVAVPGDDWCAGLAEYRLDDLARISGVSSRNIRAYRERGLLDPPRRQGRSAFYDDYHLSQLKTINQLLRKGFNSAHIAEFFARMREGHDLAAILGVQQAILGGGGEDGRPAAAALDLDPDCDEAQRLLSYGLAELVEDSMSLTHPAMAEIVTRSADQLSYVRMILRVVESAGGTIDELSAVLVAALEDAIAARYGAGYVPNPEELDDVAGLIDDYRDLGIAIVTHLLDQGLQRHMVSAVSNYATAIVARGQWKPADS; encoded by the coding sequence GTGTCCGCATGCGAGGTAGCTGTTCCCGGCGACGACTGGTGCGCAGGCTTGGCTGAGTACCGGCTGGACGACCTCGCGCGGATCTCGGGCGTCAGCTCACGCAATATCCGCGCCTACCGCGAACGCGGCCTGCTCGACCCGCCTCGGCGACAGGGGCGCTCGGCCTTCTACGACGACTACCACCTGTCCCAGCTGAAGACGATCAATCAGCTGCTTCGCAAGGGGTTCAACAGCGCGCACATCGCTGAGTTCTTCGCCCGCATGAGGGAGGGCCACGACCTCGCCGCCATTCTGGGTGTCCAGCAGGCGATCCTCGGTGGCGGGGGGGAGGACGGTCGGCCCGCGGCGGCAGCCCTCGATCTCGATCCCGACTGCGACGAAGCTCAGCGGCTGCTGTCGTATGGACTCGCCGAACTCGTCGAGGACTCGATGTCTCTCACCCATCCGGCGATGGCCGAGATCGTCACGCGGTCTGCCGATCAGCTCTCGTACGTTCGGATGATCCTGCGAGTGGTCGAATCGGCCGGCGGGACAATCGACGAGCTGTCAGCGGTTCTGGTCGCAGCCTTGGAGGACGCCATCGCCGCTCGTTACGGCGCCGGGTATGTGCCCAACCCGGAAGAGCTGGACGACGTGGCCGGGCTCATCGACGACTACCGCGATCTCGGAATCGCAATTGTCACCCATCTGCTCGACCAGGGGCTGCAGCGGCACATGGTGTCGGCCGTCTCGAATTACGCCACTGCGATCGTGGCTCGCGGCCAGTGGAAGCCGGCGGATTCCTGA